The Aedes albopictus strain Foshan chromosome 1, AalbF5, whole genome shotgun sequence genomic interval GAACGGTGGATGCTTTGAGGGTCTTTGTTTGTCAAGAGTGCCAATGTGAATTCGtcaggtgatgcctacaggatccttatggccaagacaagaggtgtaatggctcctataaagcagtctccagagatgttgaaggggatcatcgaggggctctttccgcgtcatgatcctagtccgtGGCCTCCTTTTGTAGAGccgctggggactggggctgTTGATGAGCGTAGGGTCatcgatgaggaacttgcggatATTGCGAAATCCCTTAGCGTAAGAAAGACCCCAGGTCCGGAGAGAGTTCCGAGTTTGGCCTTAaatgtagctattgcagaggctcccgggatgttcatGTCTGCTaggcagaaatgcctgaacgagggagTTTGGAAGCGACAGCGCCTGGTTCTATTGcaaaaagcagaaaaactacccggaGAACCGTCGACATATAAACTAATATGCTTGACCGACACGACGGCGAacgtgctcgaaaagatcatcatcAACAGAATGTTAGGCACACCGACGGTGAAAATGGTCTCTCGTGcatccagttcggcttccggaaggggaggtcgaccgtagacgctatcctgtcggttacaaagacagtcgagatagcgctccagcgtaagaggagggggATTGGTTATTATGCAGCAGTGACTCTGGTGTTTCTAGCCCAGTCTGGAATATGGATGTAAGGAACACGGtcgatagcgccagttgggcggctACTGCCAATGCGCTCCTGCgtttggggatacccgggtacctgtccAAGATTCTCGGAGGTTACTTCTAGAATCatatactagtttacgacacagatgtgggtcggaagtgctttcacataacctcaggagtcccgcaaggttccattttGGGATTGGTGTTATGACACGTCGTGTGCGATAAGGTGTTGAGATGGGAGTAGCAATAGTCGGCTTCGTTGtcgacattacgctggaggtctacgtgaatcgatcgaagaagcggAATTGACTGCTGCCCACTCGTTCACAGTTGTGAAGGatatccaggaaactggaattggccCACTACAAAACTGAGGTAGTGGTTGTGGACAACCGAAAGTCTGAGCAACAAGTGATGATCAGTGTAGGAGAtagcactatcacttcgaagcgctccgtcaaacacttggggtgatgatcgacgataagctcaccttcggtagccacattGGTTATGCCTGCAAGAGAGCTTTCACAGTAGTGCTTCGCAATGCGCGGCAAAGAGGAATACGCAGGACTGCTAGGTTGGCCTCCATAGtcaatggcagcgcgcgtgggacagttccagctAAGGAAGGTGGGCCCACATGTTGATTCCAAGTATCTACACCGCTTCGGTCTTgggggttctcccgaatgtccggtttgttctggtttagaggaaacggcgagaCACGATTTGTTTGTACACCCGCGTTTTCGcataatgcgtgaccgcatgcctgccacatgcggagagaacACAACTCCGGACTAACTTGTTCAGAGGATTCATAGCGATCAAGTGGCCGTTGGAAGAACACCCTGATAGCGTTACTGACAAGGCCTTACTTGTGGAAACTTCAAATTACTCTGCATGCAAGTATCAGTTCTTGCTTGATGCTTGCAGAACAGATGGGCACGGGCGTGATGGTTGACCCtacctgccttccgaggacaatgaAAGTGGTAAGGACAACTCAGAAAGCTGACTAAGCGCGAGCATGCAACCTTGGTGGACTCTCCAAATCGAGTCATCGATTTCCGCATGGCCACgcagggtgcgatgtgcactagcaacTCTCTGAAGCATTGCCTTTTGGTGGTTCCGgaaagacgtagggtttggcggcaatgggaatgtgtttagtgggtcgggaGTAGTCCTGTTTTCTACTATGTCTGTTGAAGACGGTccccaaccccacactacctggacctagGACGTTTTTGTATCTGTTGCGCAGATTATTCCCCCCATTGTTCTGAGAAGAAAACAGGAactgtgacaaggtgatggatttcaacatcgctctagaaaAGCTAATGCGAAAAGACGGACTCAATTGAGCCGTGCTTAGGGTTCGTCTGGGAAGTAGGGTAACGATAGATGGAGATACGATTGTGTGTATAACTTGGTGATGGTAATTCCGAACTTTGTGGTATCAATAATGTTAAATAGCTAACTGTCTTTCCTTAAGTATAATGCAAGTATTGGACAAGTccaaaaattacttgagcagttcgcagaTTGCAAGTAGGTATAGAACGCTGTGTGACGCTGCGGAAAAACTTTCGACAAAGAAACGTGACATTTCTTCTTAGACTGGTATCTTTACTCAAGCGCTCTTATTGGGATCTGGAAACTTAGCGATAAATTGTATGTTCTGAaagacaaattttttttttttttttttttttttgaagagtgaccaggtggagctgcaggacagctgatagcaaagcctggaccctttcccaactttccccctactaggaccaatactcacgatggactagacgatgtcgtcaacttgagcaaagtgtgtagtaattagcattgggtcgtagtagttttttaaaaatactgtttttaacttttcccatcacaCTAGTGTTTtaatcgaatggaagctccaaagatgatttgataattgaacaatatttcaataatcaaaAATCTCCGAGgccactggacaacattcagagataaaaaaagaaaaaagggtgtctatgtctatgttaacgccttcagagtactagtcttaagaaatatacaaagagcaaaaagaaaaaaaaatgtgtcgtagctaatttttaaacatttgatatttctgaaaattattcgaagacagctaccagagctagcgtttttagccgatatgggcaactagtttttctgacagcttccccaaacaatattcagataatatcctcaattattttataatacattctgaaaattatttcaagctgattaccaatagtgtcaataaccgatgttagtcattgacagtaccagcatcatccccaaataactctcatattagtgttagataacactttttgagcttccattcgatattgtaaagaaatttgtcaaaccctatttgtcaaaatatagtcaataatgtatcaaattgtgttcctaatttcgctagtcgtcttctgcatatctgtgatcatctcagtccaaagtaatattatatccatcataaccctttacattgtcaacctTCCTAAGtgctaactaaattcctgctttttttgatcagtggaataataccgtctaagatataaaaacaaaaaagtccagtcaactgatttttgtcaaaaataaaaatgataatgattatttgtcaacttttataaattcacaaaacccataaaaataagaaatacaaatataaactcctataatcaacagttttatctttacctaatcagtccataattttctaattgtaatgaatctaatctgtaaggctataagtcaacttatcctagcgtcccctgtcctgtgtactttcgatttcaagtaatgaatgatgagtgtaacgcagaggcctcccctacccactcttgcgttacgttaaatttaacaattattgttaaatttgagaaaattcaacgaatacaaagattaggtctatgtaagctgaattataacttgtcttaaacttgtgataaatgcactacggatactcctttggttcccattagcacttacggccgattccttcacttgcgctcaactcgtaaaccagatatatctagctcaaagtccaagcggtggtgaataaactggcactaaagtgctaatgggttaagccctcccatcgcgtcaagattgaatatccagggggaggggtgTTCTGAAAGACaaaatttattgcaaaaatgTAAAACAATGTTGAGTCAAGATATTTGTTTCACAAAATCAGTCGTCTTGGCGTCTTAGGTAGTAAACTGACCATTCGTCCTTTCAAAAAGCCGTTCCAATGTGCTCTAGTTTTGTTGTTAGTTCATTCCATTCATAATAGTTGGGTTATGAATTTTAATTTTACGTGCTATTTTTACCTTTTTCTCTTCTTCAGGCTTTTCTTCAGAGAATGCTTTTCCTTCTTCGCCTTCTGCTTTCTGCTCTTCCTGCTGCTGGCTCGAATCTGCATCGTTCTTAACACTGTCCTCCGCTACTACTTTTTCGCTGTTTTTCGTGTCATCCTCGTTATCGCCTTTAGCTCCGCTATCATTCGCCGTGTCCGCTGCCTCCTTCTCAGTGTCTTCACCGTTCTCACTGGTTTTCTTCGGCCTTCCTTTGGGACGTGGTTTTCCGTTTTCTGGCGTACTAGGCAAAGCGCCATTCTGCGGCTTAGGACCCCGCTTCTTGCTCTTTTTCACTTCATAGTCTTCGTCATCGTCAGACTTGTCCTTTGTACCGTTCTCGTCGTCGGTAAAGTCTATCTTGTCCACGTATTTGATACTGGGAGAGTCGGAAAATTGAACTTTTTTCTTCGCCGAGTTTGGACTTTCCGTTCGATCGGTTATGAGTATACTTTTCCGCTTACTAATAGAACTGTTCATGCTGGTATTTTGCAGCTCAACCACGTCCTCCTCGTCCAGTCCGATGAATTCCTCCTTTTTGGGTTTCCGCAACTGTCGGATTGCGGCATCGTGGGAGATGGTTTTGTTCAAATAGGGCGACAGGTCAACGTGTTCTATTCGGATATTCAGTGGGCGAAGTTCCACttggaaaattttgttgaggTCATCCACGGACGGAGTAGCGGGAATAGTTCGGCTTGGCGAATGTGGCGGGCCAAATTTCTTCCGTTGAAGTTTTTTCTTCGGTTTAGTGAACAGCGGAAGTTTTATGAAGATTTTGTCACTTTGCTTCAAACCTGTAATACAAAAACAAAGCGATTAGATATGTGGTAAAATGTGGCTTCAACAATAACTTTCAAACGAGTCTAGTACGAACTCACCTTTTCCTTTCGATCCCGGAGGAGACGCCTTCTTCGCTCCGGTTGGGGTCAATTTGGTCAGCATGACCGGAAGCACAGACCCGTCCTCTAGCTTTGATTTCTTTGCCGGGCCTTCGTCCCCACCGTTGGAACCCCGAGCACGTTTGTTGTTCTTTTTGCTCTTGGACTTCTTTGCACTACTGCCAACGCCGTCGTCGCAAATCTCGCCCAGGGCATCCAAATCGATCTTCCACAGTGCAACGTTACATTCCTTCAATGTAGAATACTGTTTGCAGAAGCGTTGGGCGGTGGCATAGTTTCGGGCCATTTTCTCATACTTTATGCTGGTCTCCAGCACATGCATGCACGTTACACACGCCTTGATCGTGTCCGTCTTTCCGAAGTCGATCGTCGTGCACTGCTTTATGAGATAATCAACCACCCTGTCCACACCGGGTTCGTTGACGGTGTTCTCGGATTTGCACACGAAGCAGCTGTCCACGTCGAAATCGGCAGCATTTTCAATGGTTCGTTTGAATTCTTGAACCCGTGCAATGTTGAAATGACACTCGATGCAAATTCGGCACCCATCTTGAGGAAGCTGGAATTAAACAAGAAAGTATACAAAACAATATTATTACAATGGGAGCAGAGAATGTAATACCTATAATAGAAATATATGATGAAAAAACTTCCAtttacgtgggtagatcaccttagaatggtgtgttgcggcgtaagatctaccaaatcaaattttgatcctgACATTTTAATACCTAAAGTTACAAAGCAGTAGGGTTCAGAATATTCCCAAGGTTATAGTTTGATGGGCTTTTTTAATGTTTGCTTCCATTTTACTatgaataaaagtttttttttttggaatgattCAGATAAATGTATTGTAGGATGATACaaataaccatcctttcccatctcTCAGCAATCACAAGGGTGTGGCCAGGACAGCTCTCGACCGTTGGagaattgcgtcagtcttgtcgaatGGCACATGATGTTTGAAAACTCGTAAAACAACTCGTGTAATACATTAATCGTCATAACTTGAAATATATCCCGCATAAACGATAGCCATAAGacttgcttaaccacccattcgggatacaattcgaacagtattcGGTATTGTTGCACCGTCTATGTTACGatccgtgtatggtgttggtttattagggattttaatcatctcgaaactttcacagattgttttACACTTCAATACATAACTGTGATGTATTGATGGGACTGTTAGTATTATGTGGATGCTTTCCCTATGAGACGCGCATGATTTggtatttttcacacattgacataaaaacccacatttttcataatttcataGTGGAATTACATTGATAACAATGACTATATTCATTGACTTATATATTAGTGCTTCCGAAGGACATCACgtaattccaatgcattgatataggccgtgtcgggCGCCTTCACCTTTACATTAGTTATCATATCAATTCAAACCAGATCGGTGACCACTGCGGCTTTCAATTACTGAACGATCcttaaaaattaaataacttttcaaATAGTTGAATCATGAGTTGAATATACATACTTATATTTTCTCCATTATTGAAAGGATCTgatacgtttggcataaggccgtttggcataatgccatttggcataaaggacgctCGACATAAAATACATTTGgcataaaatgatttcagtaaaaaataaactacataccgtcgatgggggtgacaatgggtctggggggtgagattgggtcaaaacggagaaacataaaatttgaaatagctcatcaactatggctaatttatattgaaaactttatattattttaaagaggagatgtttttacacgtcatgatgcagaaaaagatgtttagcaataatcgttttttgttcaaattgtggctaaacttatatgatgaaactactagtaaatcactctgaaaaaatttctccttcgcaatgtttcacacaagcacctaaccataaattttattataagtagttagctgtaggtattacctggttgatgcaatgaaaaaagttttatatgtcaatgaactttttatataaaaattcaatttttttcgaccctatgtccagagccgtagcgtggtcccatggcgcccttggcaagcacccAGATTGGCGCCCCGCGACAACTGGACATGGTTAATTTTAAAATGAATGtcgttatttattttttttttcaaaatttgttaaaatgatgTATTTTGACGTTAcgaagatttcatttattttcttcgaatgtttttcattcgtgtatttctttaggaaatttagtGGAAGTCGCCCAAAAATTAGAAATAACATTTCATATACCTAAAATGAATGATGCatacatttcttcaggaaatctgacagtattttttttttattttttatggactTTTGGTTCAACTAAATTcttttatcaaaaatattttccGATAACTTAACTAaatgtttcttctgaaatttattcaaaatatttCCCAAAAGAGCTGTAAGAAAATGGTCAGTAATCATGAGACGAATCATGGACATTAGACCTGTTcgctttttttgacctacccgtgtcacatcaaattatcaattcacatgcaaaaacaaggcttcagtctaaaaatgagccaaattgataaaggtttagaggtgtatcaaatcgattttgtgttttttggagcattttcacgaaaaagaacttcaatatccagaaaactgcaccaaaaaggtaccgaaaataccgttaaaatatacactgttgaaaatgctttgacatccatgtgcacaacagaacatgtgctcgatgaacaaattgagatttgaaattatgaaaagaaatccacgtactccggtgagactcgaactcacgactaccaattcgctagacgggcgcttctattccttcaagctacggagtcactcgactatctccgtcgccagcaggcctagaactgaactcgattccacaatcgcacatggttatcttcttttcacaatccaaacccccttcggatgggattagatgaacatctaacacattgtctgttgtgcacatgtatgtcaaagcgggagaggaagttatttttaattgtcgagagcttcgggcactgccttccaatcacttattggtatggcaattagtgtgcagtcggactctcgacgggtcggtcctcaagaagcaagcttcaaacaacaatgcattttattattctgttcttgctaacttgtaataagcttaaaatgagaagctcaggtgcgctggttttgtttacgacgagatttgtgccctcaaaatcgtgagtaggtgccgaagtcggccattgtggcggccattttgggattctaacaagtctgtccttaaccgttatgtggccggcaaactttttgcttttttctacaccgtgttttttaaatgggtgctgggtacccgggtaccctgccggccacataagggttaagcattttatgttagtatgaaaacttgcatgcaacttttaaagggtgacttgtatgggaaatgtcgtgcctaacataaatcgcttataaCTATcatattcgatttggtaaaacgatttttttgcatgagtcgttaatttagatgttaattgaccaattaaccttttgattgcttaaaaaaaatatttccatacttaatggcttgcagtcataaAAGCCCAAATCGCATAttatgccctataaattgaggtatagctcaaaattgtgacgtgttggagccaatctgagcccggattcggattcagcgacccaaaatctgtcagagacacataagtatgctcttgagacagaccaaaagttaatttttgttacgctgtgatcaagcccctagaggattttttgaaggaatatgtggagaaatttccatgacgggcttggtggtctagtggctaccgcttctgatttatatgcagaaggtcctgggttcaatccctggcccgtccctttcctcctactttgtatctttctatatactttctctctgctctctacatatacaactcatgtatataaacatgttcaatgttcatagccgtcgctagaacagtaACGGgttgaaaaaagccgtttcccttccttccaaaaactttcacagcacagtgtcacaatcctattagaaaacgcctacaagttatgcaatcaagcgaactgtgccgcacatcttcaaaataataaaaacacacacaattctatcaccttcccctggtaatccacaaaccaatgtgtgaaccttctgccaaccaattcccaccaacactccaacatccgcatgaatttgtgctggcgcagaggtatattcggccagatgtggatacaaacgattgcaatcatcacttccttacccctccccacattgacctgcaacctgacgtggcaggcgccattgtcgcctaaaaatagaagatcaccaacgctcacacactgaagatgcctgctagtccccggcagttatctcattggtccttgtgtgagtgtaggtggtctggcgatactggagtagcatccacgggcggtcaatcaagctcaagctcaagctcagctcaatatgtggagaaatttccttgatttttctttgctcataaaaaaatcaaaaaaaagtttctcagaataaaatagtagataaattcccaggtaacatgggtaaatattcaaaataatttgaaGAATTCTGTTGTTTTGAGAAAACGGAAGTACGTAAAAAAATATATGATCAATCCTTATATCTTATATAgtaaacccgtaacgtgggtagatcaccttagaatggtgcgttgcggtgtaagatctaccaaatcaaattttgatcttgatatttaccgtatttttaaatattccaagatcaaagtttgatgctcttttccttgtgttttgtagtatttgtgttccaatgtactgctaattaacattttaattCAGCAGGATTCaagtaaatgtatcgtacgatataaataatattttaaaaatatgtaactgtggcgagcgtatcactaatatgtagcttatttgacgtaagatgttaatattattttatatttcagattatcaaccgaagaatctaggaattcaaccaggaaaccaggatgaattgggcagacaactgattcgaagcagtctaacaatggtgtgcctgagcgttaaccaagcgtatcctttggagtttacccttccactaacaacacccaaattcccgtgacacctaggcctgagagatcgtagagttgtctacatttttcataggtgtccaaaactaactatcctttcccattcctcagcagtcgcaaggacgtggccaggacagtgctcgaccattggaggattgcgtcagtcttgtctaagagtcagagatgagtcccaaatctttgtgctttggttcagacgggaaggaggcaaccctcataacagcggtctaggactgtaccacctacgaatttgtgcgactcgcttaatgctaatgctaatgctaatgctaatcctTATATCTTATATAGTTACATTCAGTaatgataacattcaagaaaacaatcatcctgttttcttctagtctagaggattttttgaagtaatatgtggagaaatttccttgatttttctttgctcataaaaaaatcaaaaaaaaagtttctcagaataaaatagtagataaattcccaggtaacatgggtaaatattcaaaataatttgaaGAATTCTGTTGTTTTGAGAAAACGGAAGTACGTAAAAAAATATATGATCAATCCTTATATCTTATATAGTAACATTCAGTaatgataacattcaagaaaacaatcaTCCTGTTTTCTTTTAGTCTtaagccttttcggcgcccctgctggcacccttggcgggggccaacctggccaaccgcacgctacggctctgcctatgtctaaatattaaaaatgggggtgagattgggtcaagcaagttatcgagtgcacataatcttaactaaaaattcaacttgttatctagtccccatttgatgttagagtggtgccatgtttaccgtatcttcataaatgtacttttttttttttcaaaaatatgtcgcagaagtgtcaagcgagtgtgttcatacgtttagtgcctaaaatcattaataacaataaacatggacatggacagctcctctaatcatcatcaaacgtttagtgtactgcaatatcgtaagctcacaaaatagacttaaaaacgttcttcttctccactcatttttgaaattttaaggaaatatcctaatactaccagacagtagtgggatttaggaaatacaggggctataaaaccggtgacatagtacaatgtcggaaagtgaatgaacgtcgaattttggtttggttaaacatttcatatgcaatctttcaatgcgtctctccttcattgtaatccccccctcctctcatggaggttgaaactttaaatgaggatgattatggtggctaaaaatggcgatacaacatacaaacgttattttatcaaatttcaacatttttttttcggttgtattagcccttttaggtggattaatcattttTAAAATTACAAATTTTTTTTTAGTCATGGTTATATTGTTTTTAAGAAggcttactagatatgatcaataaaattaacttatattcatagataggcgatttagaatactttgacccattctcaccccctctaaggggtgagattgggtcaattttcaaacatttgtagtttagtaagcaattcatataatgtaatactctcttgctaaactatcaataccacatagaagagtatacataccaaataaaaagttattccgacttcaattgcatttgttatttaacaaacaatctttgagtatccttttttgacccattctcac includes:
- the LOC109427755 gene encoding enolase-phosphatase E1-like produces the protein MEARSKTCLFCLKPRQILVDNPSTAKSITEIYNIQLPQDGCRICIECHFNIARVQEFKRTIENAADFDVDSCFVCKSENTVNEPGVDRVVDYLIKQCTTIDFGKTDTIKACVTCMHVLETSIKYEKMARNYATAQRFCKQYSTLKECNVALWKIDLDALGEICDDGVGSSAKKSKSKKNNKRARGSNGGDEGPAKKSKLEDGSVLPVMLTKLTPTGAKKASPPGSKGKGLKQSDKIFIKLPLFTKPKKKLQRKKFGPPHSPSRTIPATPSVDDLNKIFQVELRPLNIRIEHVDLSPYLNKTISHDAAIRQLRKPKKEEFIGLDEEDVVELQNTSMNSSISKRKSILITDRTESPNSAKKKVQFSDSPSIKYVDKIDFTDDENGTKDKSDDDEDYEVKKSKKRGPKPQNGALPSTPENGKPRPKGRPKKTSENGEDTEKEAADTANDSGAKGDNEDDTKNSEKVVAEDSVKNDADSSQQQEEQKAEGEEGKAFSEEKPEEEKKSDEHENPDTTSEPQPETPAEDEPAATEAVKTPPAEVPAAVAAMETEDADSSESMKVDQTDQAPVDAEMKAVDSPEDVEMTESKSPPTEDVEMKEAESTSPEPAETEKEPSLSNEAPQEPTEKIDQQADKPDECNSTKEEEPAADFETSDKEEEEMEKFKQTLTNILGEEISDSDQGLSQDGQENETTKPAEEKQHEEPEPAASSEPAEKEEQKAESQENTDPQPPAPANDSNKQPAGNESPEKKNQSFTSLDDVDDISDDDDILDQLDDDADVGRKRSPDLPPLGEDSL